In the Pseudanabaena sp. PCC 7367 genome, one interval contains:
- a CDS encoding Vat family streptogramin A O-acetyltransferase codes for MPYPDRHEPYPMPGFPQVCFIKNIINNPNIIIGDYTYYDDPEDVKNFERNVLYHYPFTGDKLIIGKFCAIARGVKFIMNGANHQISGFSTYPFFIFGQDWQRVQPKPADFPYKGDTIVGNDVWLGYEAVIMPGVNIGDGAIVAAKSVVTKDIPPYGIVGGNPAQVLRLRFEPMVIEKLLAIAWWNWEIAKITRNLELIMGADLEALQSC; via the coding sequence ATGCCATATCCCGATCGCCATGAACCCTACCCTATGCCTGGTTTCCCGCAGGTTTGCTTTATTAAAAATATAATTAACAACCCCAATATCATCATTGGTGACTATACCTATTACGATGATCCAGAGGATGTGAAAAACTTTGAGCGCAATGTGCTTTATCACTATCCGTTTACGGGGGATAAGTTGATTATTGGCAAGTTCTGCGCGATCGCCCGTGGGGTTAAGTTCATTATGAATGGTGCAAATCACCAGATATCTGGGTTTTCTACCTATCCGTTTTTTATTTTTGGCCAGGATTGGCAACGGGTGCAACCCAAACCAGCGGATTTCCCCTACAAGGGCGATACGATCGTCGGGAATGATGTCTGGCTGGGTTATGAAGCGGTGATCATGCCGGGGGTGAATATTGGCGATGGCGCGATCGTGGCGGCTAAATCAGTTGTGACGAAGGATATCCCGCCCTATGGGATCGTGGGTGGTAACCCTGCTCAGGTGTTGCGGTTGCGGTTTGAACCAATGGTGATCGAGAAACTGCTGGCGATCGCCTGGTGGAATTGGGAGATCGCCAAAATCACCCGTAATCTGGAGCTAATTATGGGTGCGGACCTTGAGGCATTGCAAAGTTGTTAA
- a CDS encoding IS1 family transposase (programmed frameshift): MDTSKLTCPRCNSLKIVKNGKIHNGKQNFKCKQCNRQFVANSKKKYIANETKAQIDKLLLERVSLAGIARVVGVSPRWLQQYVNHKYAQVPQQVQVQAKKKGNLTIQMDELWSFVGKKRVKVWVWLAIDVNTKEIVGVHIGSRDEVGAQGLWQSLPPVYRQCAVCYTDFWRAYAQVVPSMRHQPVDKGSGLTNKIERFNCTLRQRASRLVRKSLSFSKKLANHVGAIWLFVHHYNSSLLV, translated from the exons ATGGATACATCTAAGCTAACTTGTCCAAGATGCAATTCACTCAAAATTGTCAAAAATGGCAAAATTCACAACGGTAAACAAAACTTCAAATGTAAACAATGCAATAGACAATTTGTAGCCAATTCTAAGAAGAAATATATCGCTAATGAGACTAAAGCTCAAATCGACAAACTTCTGCTAGAGAGGGTTTCACTCGCAGGTATTGCCAGAGTTGTAGGTGTATCACCAAGATGGCTACAGCAATATGTTAATCACAAATATGCTCAAGTGCCCCAACAAGTGCAGGTACAGGCTAAAAAAAAGGGCA ACTTAACCATTCAAATGGATGAGCTGTGGTCTTTTGTAGGCAAGAAACGAGTCAAGGTTTGGGTTTGGTTAGCTATAGATGTTAATACTAAGGAGATCGTAGGAGTGCATATCGGGTCTAGAGATGAGGTTGGTGCTCAAGGATTATGGCAGTCTTTACCACCCGTTTATCGACAATGTGCGGTTTGTTACACTGATTTCTGGCGTGCCTATGCTCAGGTAGTTCCGAGTATGCGTCATCAACCAGTGGACAAAGGTTCAGGCTTGACAAACAAAATTGAGCGATTTAATTGCACTCTTAGGCAAAGAGCTTCAAGACTGGTTCGCAAATCTCTTTCTTTCTCGAAAAAGTTAGCTAACCATGTTGGCGCTATCTGGTTATTTGTGCATCATTACAACTCATCCTTACTTGTATAG
- the gghA gene encoding glucosylglycerol hydrolase — translation MTANTSSTFTKISLNQTATNQLIESVQEIENSSDSVFKKSLQLATKLGANYQVAGTTQLGFWCPELLAQRILPTSVYLEVLTPIAAIDFRTKSQTIKFQVQQVRLKQRGEYLWGVVEGMQAGDRNRAGALYWVRYIDNQDNVKIIRDVMAHSLPFGIFAPAELYDMESIQRERQDLDYFRQTSIAEDSNHVRRLPPPVNILQIHTGTATVAGTIEGLTKLYGHISTKLADNLPLTANEQNFVGYDAVQLLPVEPTIEYHVKERPLGEFFAIASESIQDGQQIVEINLTKPTTQNWGYDIPGLGAAATNVTVLGSGRPHEMVDFIATMHNFSAGPIQVIYDIVYGHTDNQGLEVLNNHFLKGPNMYGQDLNHQMPVVRAILLETQRRKINTGVDGIRIDGAQDLLFFDPITSTVKHDDAYLIAMSDVVQEVGGYKRLMVTIYEDGRPWPQQGWEYTSTYRDMVETKPGSFQWGPLIFAHNTPVMYGFWDTKWQRIKQVLDRGDYWITGCGNHDTVRRGNQVDTEKVQINWNLGKTLPEVLHRGYDNPAVSLWVYGFSPGLPMDFINALAHAPWMFFRNTDALYGVKVVSEEVGFLDWQVEPEVYEREGLFPQMKALGFDTLAKLKQFGKTLQDSMEAVDYELDAVLIACQCALDQPGDSTARTPFLQGLDVGSLKKFARLFMEDCYTVCNVALHEDKVNPAQAKFNYELRQFRRSNTWLRKNMSMGNDRFDRITGKDRIIYFGIRSNPDNPNEKVMMVSHMGGETTTITLGDWLQLDMTKWQIAVASPGLNDGDRLANLRRFELKDTEALLLRYVGD, via the coding sequence ATGACCGCTAATACCTCTTCAACCTTTACTAAAATAAGCCTCAATCAAACTGCCACCAATCAACTGATTGAATCAGTCCAGGAAATTGAGAATTCGTCAGACTCTGTGTTCAAGAAATCGCTGCAGCTTGCCACCAAACTAGGTGCTAACTACCAAGTCGCTGGTACAACCCAGCTAGGGTTCTGGTGCCCTGAGCTATTGGCACAGAGGATTTTACCCACTTCTGTTTACTTGGAGGTGTTAACGCCGATCGCAGCGATTGATTTTCGCACCAAATCGCAGACGATTAAATTCCAAGTTCAACAGGTGCGCCTCAAGCAACGGGGAGAATACCTTTGGGGCGTAGTCGAAGGAATGCAGGCTGGCGATCGCAACCGGGCAGGAGCACTCTATTGGGTGCGCTACATTGACAACCAGGACAACGTCAAAATTATTCGGGATGTGATGGCTCATTCGCTACCCTTTGGCATCTTTGCCCCAGCAGAGCTATACGACATGGAGTCGATTCAACGGGAGCGCCAGGATCTAGATTATTTTCGCCAGACTTCGATCGCCGAGGACTCAAACCATGTGCGGCGATTGCCCCCTCCCGTAAATATTCTCCAAATCCATACGGGCACAGCAACAGTAGCAGGAACGATCGAAGGATTGACCAAGCTCTATGGCCATATTTCTACTAAGCTGGCTGATAATTTGCCCCTCACTGCCAATGAACAAAACTTTGTCGGCTATGATGCGGTGCAGCTATTACCAGTCGAGCCCACGATCGAGTATCACGTTAAAGAGCGGCCATTGGGGGAGTTCTTTGCGATCGCCTCTGAGTCAATTCAGGATGGGCAGCAGATTGTAGAAATTAACCTGACTAAGCCCACCACCCAGAACTGGGGCTATGACATCCCTGGCCTGGGCGCAGCAGCAACCAACGTGACGGTGCTGGGCAGTGGTCGCCCCCACGAAATGGTAGATTTTATCGCCACCATGCATAATTTCTCCGCAGGGCCGATTCAAGTCATCTATGACATTGTCTATGGCCACACCGATAACCAGGGGCTGGAGGTGTTGAATAATCACTTCCTCAAGGGGCCCAATATGTATGGTCAGGATCTCAACCACCAGATGCCAGTGGTGCGGGCGATCCTGCTGGAAACCCAGCGGCGCAAGATTAATACCGGTGTCGATGGGATTAGAATCGATGGCGCTCAGGATCTATTGTTCTTTGATCCGATCACCTCAACCGTAAAGCACGACGATGCCTATTTGATCGCCATGAGTGATGTGGTGCAGGAAGTGGGTGGCTATAAGCGCTTGATGGTGACGATCTACGAAGATGGTCGCCCCTGGCCGCAACAGGGCTGGGAATATACGTCCACCTATCGAGATATGGTCGAAACCAAACCCGGTTCGTTCCAATGGGGGCCGTTAATTTTTGCCCACAACACACCGGTGATGTATGGGTTTTGGGACACCAAGTGGCAGCGGATCAAGCAAGTGCTCGATCGCGGTGACTATTGGATTACGGGCTGCGGCAATCACGATACGGTGCGGCGTGGCAATCAGGTTGATACGGAGAAAGTCCAAATCAACTGGAACTTAGGCAAAACCCTGCCAGAAGTGCTGCATCGCGGCTATGACAATCCAGCAGTGAGCCTGTGGGTATATGGATTCAGTCCTGGTTTACCAATGGATTTTATCAATGCCCTGGCCCATGCCCCCTGGATGTTCTTCCGCAACACCGATGCGCTCTACGGCGTGAAGGTAGTTTCCGAAGAAGTAGGTTTTCTAGATTGGCAGGTCGAGCCAGAAGTATATGAACGGGAAGGGTTATTCCCGCAGATGAAAGCGCTGGGATTTGATACCCTGGCCAAGCTGAAGCAATTTGGCAAAACCCTGCAAGACAGCATGGAGGCGGTTGATTATGAATTAGATGCGGTGCTGATTGCCTGTCAATGTGCTTTGGATCAGCCGGGCGATAGCACAGCTAGAACACCGTTTTTGCAGGGATTAGATGTGGGCAGTCTGAAGAAATTTGCGCGTTTGTTTATGGAAGATTGTTACACAGTGTGTAATGTGGCCTTGCATGAAGACAAGGTTAATCCGGCTCAGGCCAAGTTTAATTATGAATTGCGCCAATTCCGGCGTAGTAATACCTGGCTGCGCAAAAATATGAGCATGGGTAACGATCGCTTCGATCGGATTACTGGCAAGGATCGGATCATTTACTTTGGCATTCGTAGTAATCCTGATAACCCCAATGAAAAAGTGATGATGGTGTCACATATGGGCGGAGAAACAACCACGATCACCCTGGGCGATTGGCTGCAACTGGATATGACCAAGTGGCAGATTGCGGTAGCTTCGCCAGGACTAAATGATGGCGATCGATTGGCTAATTTGCGGCGGTTTGAGCTAAAAGATACCGAAGCATTGCTACTTAGATATGTTGGCGATTAG
- a CDS encoding N-acetylmuramoyl-L-alanine amidase, with protein sequence MRRIWTFLLVMVLSMSIALGFNLVVNHGISAQEQIVPTYQPPQPLPVSELHLTYPPAEHKTSSDQIFLIGSAPIGGEVLVNGKPIDRSEAGHFAPSFPLVVGKNIFKLSHGDRTIDLVVTRLNQQTSPPTELGFDPKSLAPQQNIARLPGERICFEAIATPNAEVQLALGSQTLPLKPATRNVELPANSAVLTNLNQPQVSSATGIYRGCTAFKQIGQLGQPEFTVIKDKNTVKQKATGAIEILDLDHLAVAEVTAKAGVARTGPGTNYSRLTPLPQGTKAAINGLEGDWLRLDYGGWIKKSETTVTNQELPHSIIRGFQRKIVAGWTELIFPLQAPVPVTVLQSDRQLKLTLHNVTAQTDTALLGQDPVIKRLDWQQISSDSDRVKYKIQLKPKQQWGYKLEYRGTSLVLSLKHPPAVDTNNSAQPLQGVKILLDQGHGSNEDLGARGPTGYPEKDVTLVLGKLVRDELVKQGATVYLTRNGDEDLFPADRVAMIEQLEPAIAVSLHYNALPDNGDAINTMGIGSFWYHPQSHDLATFLHDYLVLELDRPTYGIFWNNLALARPTVAPSVLMEFGFMINPEEFEWIIDPQAQQELAKTTADGIAAWLMSAVAED encoded by the coding sequence ATGAGACGAATTTGGACTTTTTTGTTGGTAATGGTTTTGTCGATGTCGATCGCCCTGGGCTTTAATTTAGTAGTTAATCATGGCATCAGTGCGCAAGAACAAATCGTGCCCACCTACCAACCACCCCAGCCATTACCAGTAAGTGAATTACATCTAACCTATCCACCTGCTGAGCATAAGACCTCTAGCGATCAAATTTTTTTAATTGGCTCTGCGCCCATTGGTGGTGAAGTATTAGTGAATGGTAAGCCGATCGATCGCAGTGAGGCAGGGCATTTTGCGCCCTCATTCCCGCTGGTGGTGGGCAAGAATATTTTTAAGCTGAGTCATGGCGATCGCACTATTGATCTGGTGGTAACTAGATTAAACCAGCAAACCAGCCCACCAACTGAACTGGGCTTTGATCCCAAATCCCTTGCTCCCCAACAAAATATTGCCCGATTGCCAGGGGAAAGAATTTGTTTTGAGGCGATCGCTACCCCCAACGCAGAAGTTCAACTAGCTCTGGGATCGCAGACTTTACCGCTCAAACCAGCAACAAGGAATGTGGAGTTGCCTGCCAATAGTGCGGTGCTGACTAATTTAAACCAGCCTCAGGTTAGCTCCGCCACAGGAATCTACAGAGGCTGCACGGCCTTCAAACAAATAGGCCAATTGGGTCAGCCGGAATTCACCGTGATTAAGGATAAAAACACGGTCAAGCAAAAAGCCACCGGAGCGATCGAAATCCTTGATTTAGATCACCTGGCCGTTGCCGAAGTAACCGCCAAGGCTGGTGTCGCTCGCACTGGACCTGGCACTAACTACTCACGTCTTACCCCTTTACCCCAGGGCACCAAGGCGGCGATCAATGGCCTTGAGGGCGATTGGCTGCGTCTGGATTATGGCGGCTGGATCAAGAAGTCGGAAACCACTGTTACTAACCAGGAACTACCCCATTCAATTATTCGCGGCTTTCAACGCAAAATTGTGGCTGGCTGGACAGAATTGATTTTCCCTTTACAAGCACCAGTACCTGTGACGGTATTGCAGAGCGATCGCCAACTTAAACTTACCCTGCACAACGTTACTGCCCAAACCGATACGGCGCTATTGGGGCAAGACCCAGTAATCAAACGGCTTGATTGGCAGCAAATAAGTAGCGATAGCGATCGGGTGAAATACAAAATTCAGCTCAAACCTAAACAACAATGGGGCTATAAACTGGAATATCGCGGCACCAGTCTGGTGCTCTCGCTTAAGCATCCACCTGCCGTGGATACAAATAATTCGGCTCAGCCTTTACAAGGGGTAAAAATCCTGCTCGATCAAGGACATGGTAGCAACGAGGATCTTGGTGCCAGGGGGCCAACCGGCTATCCAGAGAAAGATGTCACCCTGGTGCTGGGCAAATTGGTGCGGGATGAATTAGTCAAACAAGGCGCAACGGTTTATTTAACCCGTAATGGCGATGAAGATTTGTTCCCAGCCGATCGCGTAGCCATGATTGAGCAGCTAGAACCAGCGATCGCGGTTAGCTTGCATTACAACGCCTTGCCCGATAATGGTGATGCGATCAACACGATGGGGATTGGTTCCTTTTGGTATCACCCCCAAAGTCATGATCTGGCTACTTTTTTGCATGACTACCTGGTGCTGGAACTCGATCGCCCCACCTATGGCATTTTCTGGAATAATCTGGCGCTGGCCAGGCCCACAGTTGCGCCCTCAGTGTTAATGGAGTTTGGGTTTATGATCAATCCAGAGGAATTTGAATGGATCATCGATCCGCAGGCGCAGCAGGAGTTGGCTAAGACTACGGCAGATGGGATCGCGGCCTGGTTAATGTCAGCAGTGGCGGAGGACTAG
- the acs gene encoding acetate--CoA ligase: MSEPTIESILTENRVFTPSADFAQNARINSLDKYQEIYAKAQADPQAFWAELAETELDWFEKWHTVMDWQPPNVKWFAGGKINITYNCIDRHLKTWRRNKAALIWEGEPGDSRTLTYAQLHREVCQFANALKRLGVKKGDVIGIYMPMIPEAAIAMLACARIGAPHSVVFGGFSAEALRDRLNDGSAKLVITADGGWRKDAIVPLKEQVDKALADNAAPTVENVLVVKRTAQNLKMEPGRDHWWHDLQKEVSADCPAEPMDSEDVLFILYTSGSTGKPKGVVHTTGGYNLYTHMTTKWIFDLQDNDVYWCTADVGWITGHSYIVYGPLSNGATSLMYEGAPRPSNPGCIWDVVEKYGVNIFYTAPTAIRAFIKMGDHLPNSRDLSSLRLLGTVGEPINPEAWIWYHRVIGKQKCPIVDTWWQTETGGIMITPLPGATPTKPGSATLPFPGIIADVVDLEGNSVKDNQGGYLVVTHPWPGMMRTVYGDPDRFRRSYWEHIPPKDGKYVYFAGDGARRDQDGYFWVMGRVDDVINVAGHRLGTMEIESALVSHPAVAEAAVVGKPDEIKGESVTAFVILEGDQAHTDTLADNLRQHVASEIGAIAKPSEIRFTDALPKTRSGKIMRRLLRTLAAGEEITSDTSTLEDRSILDKLREGA, from the coding sequence ATGTCTGAACCCACGATCGAATCGATCTTGACCGAGAATCGGGTATTTACGCCAAGTGCAGATTTCGCCCAAAATGCCCGGATTAATAGCCTGGATAAATATCAAGAAATCTATGCCAAAGCCCAAGCCGATCCCCAAGCTTTTTGGGCAGAGCTGGCGGAAACCGAGCTGGATTGGTTTGAAAAGTGGCACACCGTAATGGATTGGCAACCGCCCAATGTGAAATGGTTTGCTGGCGGCAAGATTAATATTACCTACAACTGCATCGATCGCCACCTGAAAACCTGGCGACGCAACAAAGCAGCCCTGATCTGGGAAGGGGAACCAGGCGACTCGCGCACCCTCACCTATGCTCAATTGCACCGCGAAGTTTGCCAGTTTGCCAATGCACTCAAACGATTGGGGGTCAAAAAAGGTGATGTGATTGGCATCTATATGCCGATGATCCCCGAAGCGGCGATCGCCATGTTGGCCTGTGCTCGAATTGGTGCGCCCCATAGTGTGGTGTTTGGGGGTTTTAGTGCCGAAGCCCTGCGCGATCGGCTCAATGATGGATCTGCCAAGTTGGTAATCACCGCCGATGGAGGCTGGCGCAAGGATGCGATCGTGCCACTCAAGGAGCAGGTTGATAAAGCTTTAGCTGATAACGCTGCGCCTACGGTTGAAAATGTCCTGGTGGTCAAACGTACCGCCCAAAATCTGAAGATGGAGCCAGGCCGCGATCACTGGTGGCATGACCTGCAAAAGGAAGTATCGGCCGATTGCCCTGCCGAACCAATGGACAGCGAAGATGTACTGTTTATTCTCTATACCTCTGGCAGCACCGGCAAACCAAAGGGCGTGGTGCATACCACCGGTGGCTATAACCTCTATACCCACATGACCACCAAGTGGATTTTTGACCTGCAAGACAACGATGTTTACTGGTGTACCGCTGATGTGGGCTGGATTACGGGACATAGTTATATTGTCTACGGCCCCCTATCTAATGGTGCTACCAGCCTGATGTATGAGGGAGCGCCCAGACCATCTAATCCAGGTTGTATTTGGGATGTGGTGGAAAAATATGGTGTGAATATTTTCTACACTGCGCCCACGGCGATCCGCGCCTTTATTAAAATGGGCGATCATCTTCCCAATAGCCGCGATCTTTCCTCGCTGCGGTTGTTGGGTACAGTGGGCGAACCAATTAATCCAGAAGCTTGGATCTGGTATCACCGCGTGATTGGTAAACAAAAATGTCCGATCGTGGATACCTGGTGGCAAACGGAAACTGGCGGCATTATGATTACGCCGCTACCAGGCGCAACCCCCACCAAGCCTGGTTCTGCAACATTGCCTTTTCCTGGCATCATTGCCGATGTGGTGGATCTAGAGGGCAATTCAGTTAAAGACAATCAGGGCGGTTATTTAGTTGTTACCCATCCCTGGCCAGGTATGATGCGTACGGTTTATGGCGATCCCGATCGATTCCGCCGCAGCTATTGGGAGCATATCCCGCCCAAAGACGGTAAGTATGTCTATTTTGCTGGTGATGGGGCGCGGCGCGATCAAGATGGCTACTTCTGGGTGATGGGGCGCGTAGACGATGTGATCAATGTGGCCGGACACAGATTGGGCACAATGGAGATCGAATCGGCGCTGGTTTCCCATCCGGCCGTGGCGGAGGCGGCAGTGGTGGGCAAGCCCGATGAAATTAAAGGTGAAAGCGTGACTGCGTTTGTGATCCTGGAGGGTGATCAGGCTCATACTGATACTCTGGCGGACAACTTGCGGCAGCATGTGGCCAGCGAAATTGGCGCAATCGCTAAACCCAGTGAAATCCGCTTTACGGATGCCCTGCCCAAAACCCGCTCTGGCAAGATTATGCGGCGATTATTGCGTACCCTGGCCGCAGGCGAGGAGATCACTAGCGATACTTCGACCCTGGAGGATCGATCGATTCTGGATAAGCTGCGTGAGGGTGCTTAG